In Antennarius striatus isolate MH-2024 chromosome 10, ASM4005453v1, whole genome shotgun sequence, one DNA window encodes the following:
- the tmtops3a gene encoding teleost multiple tissue opsin 3a — protein sequence MVVHLRGCNFSTTDSSVSNTSLSTDAATLWDTRASQSPGGLSRTGHTVVAVCLGFILVAGVLSNFFVLLIFAKFRSLWTPINFILLNISLSDLFVCAFGTPFSFAASLHGRWLIGEHGCKWYGFANSLFGIVSLVSLSALSYERCTTILSSINVDVSDFRKAWFYVGGSWLYSLVWTVPPLLGWSSYGPEGSGTTCSVQWHLRSASSISYVLCLFIFCLLLPLLLMVCSYGRILFAVWRVGKINLLVAQRREQHVLLMVLSMVSCYLLCWMPYGIIALMACFGRSGFVTPEASVVPSILAKFSTVVNPIIYMFFNNQFYRCFVTFVKCSGEPQPVHGE from the exons ATGGTCGTCCACTTACGAGGCTGCAATTTCAGCACCACAGACAGCTCAGTCTCCAACACCAGCCTCAGCACCGACGCCGCCACCCTGTGGGACACCAGGGCGTCCCAGAGCCCCGGCGGGTTGAGCCGGACCGGCCACACGGTGGTGGCAGTATGCCTCGGCTTCATTTTAGTAGCCGGCGTCCTCAGTaacttttttgttcttctcatCTTCGCAAAGTTTCGTTCCCTCTGGACGCCCATCAATTTCATCCTGTTGAACATCAGTCTGAGCGACCTGTTCGTGTGCGCCTTCGGGACGCCCTTCAGCTTCGCTGCGAGTCTGCATGGAAGATGGCTCATAGGAGAGCACGGATGCAAGTGGTACGGGTTCGCCAATTCCCTCTTTG GGATTGTGTCCCTCGTGTCCCTGTCTGCTCTGTCCTATGAGCGCTGCACCACTATTCTAAGTTCCATCAATGTTGACGTGTCAGACTTCAGGAAGGCCTGGTTCTACGTTGGCGGCTCCTGGCTCTACTCTCTCGTCTGGACGGTGCCGCCCTTGCTGGGTTGGAGCAGCTATGGGCCAGAGGGATCCGGCACGACATGCTCTGTCCAGTGGCATCTGCGTTCAGCCAGCAGCATCTCATACGTGCTGTgcctcttcatcttctgtctGCTGCTACCTCTTCTTCTTATGGTCTGCTCTTATGGGAGAATCCTGTTTGCAGTTTGGAGG GTGGGTAAGATCAACCTGCTGGTGGCTCAGCGCAGAGAGCAGCATGTTTTGTTGATGGTGTTGTCCATGGTTTCCTGCTACCTGCTGTGCTGGATGCCCTACGGCATAATTGCGCTGATGGCCTGCTTTGGTAGATCAGGATTCGTCACTCCCGAGGCCAGTGTGGTGCCCTCCATCTTGGCAAAGTTCAGCACTGTTGTCAACCCCATCATCTACATGTTCTTCAACAACCAA ttttATAGGTGCTTTGTGACCTTTGTGAAGTGCAGTGGGGAACCCCAGCCTGTTCATGGAGAGTAG
- the si:dkeyp-11e3.1 gene encoding transcription cofactor vestigial-like protein 1 isoform X2 encodes MEGETDCTMAVKVEKHSQYVILTYFHGDTSSMVDAHFSRALSNVSNTKAPAAKVKRVRKPIKLERTSSCQGSAVDPFSGPQVPSSGRHLPFSHADDVPDSWHSFTTRAGEGPALAPLAYSLSPEGLGVTGQQYTTSLLNLLHNDQGDMGPSMACSSKPDLHPSWTMPQGFRESMDPTVGFEPGRHLDKKDLYWY; translated from the exons ATGGAGGGAGAAACTGACTGTACGATGGCTGTGAAGGTGGAGAAACACTCTCAGTACGTCATCCTGACTTACTTCCATGGGGATACTAGCAGCATGGTAGACGCTCACTTCAGTCGTGCTCTCAGCAATGTGTCCAACACCAAGGCACCAGCAGCAAAAGTGAAGAGAGTCCGGAAGCCTATTAAATTGG AGAGAACTAGCTCCTGCCAGGGGAGTGCCGTTGACCCGTTTTCTGGGCCACAGGTCCCTTCTTCCGGTCGCCACTTGCCGTTCAGTCATGCAGACGATGTCCCCGACTCTTGGCACTCATTCACTACCAGGGCAGGAGAAGGTCCAGCGTTGGCACCTCTCGCTTACTCCCTGTCACCAGAAGGGCTGGGTGTTACCGGACAGCAATACACCACATCTCTGCTCAACCTACTGCACAATGATCAGGGTGACATGGGACCTAGCATGGCCTGCAGCTCCAAACCAGATCTGCATCCCAGCTGGACAATGCCGCAAGGATTTAGAGAGTCCATGGACCCCACTGTGGGCTTTGAACCTG GACGGCATCTGGACAAGAAGGACTTGTACTGGTACTGA
- the LOC137603029 gene encoding tumor necrosis factor receptor superfamily member 27-like isoform X1, whose product MEACLYAALLLVCYVQVKSEAICDETEFLHLNGSCVACLLCGPGMQLSEDCGFGDGGAEVCILCEKGRFSADTGVGPCMRCTQCDLLNRLEETRCSPTGDARCGRCLSGHYELRSMTGAVELPCVPCSSRNMIHKECLHLTAQRAKGETAVTVTMDLEEPKEQKGVKENAISMVLISSAAASSLFLLALLFWAFVVSAERFNRIPKHCPDPEGLMSADGLRFSAHTERTAPQPQSPAKMLLSGHEKEVHPTSIVINVTTNIKPSGQKACSLQEEQQSSCSMEEMEQNLQTIWEKAQGQTIETLDYDSVQDLSLLLDSVNNSCALRKLGRSLGVPPQVIAHLKGFQDLFQYLCTSSYTLLPQLAQAAALLPHPEVVARIHRAVTT is encoded by the exons ATGGAGGCTTGTCTCTACGCCGCTCTACTCCTG GTTTGTTACGTGCAGGTAAAATCTGAGGCGATCTGTGACGAGACAGAATTCTTGCACCTTAACGGTTCATGTGTCGCATGTCTTTTATGTGGGCCAGGAATGCAGCTGTCAGAG GACTGTGGTTTtggagatggaggagcagaAGTCTGTATTCTGTGTGAAAAGGGGAGGTTCAGTGCAGACACAGGTGTGGGCCCCTGCATGCGCTGCACCCAATGTGACCTGCTGAACCGCCTGGAAGAGACAAGATGCTCACCCACCGGGGATGCCCGGTGTGGTCGGTGCCTCTCAGG GCATTATGAACTCAGAAGCATGACTGGTGCTGTGGAGCTGCCCTGTGTTCCTTGTTCCAGTCGCAACATGATTCATAAAGAGTGTTTGCATTTGACAGCTCAGAGGGCCAAGGGAG AGACCGCCGTCACCGTGACCATGGACTTGGAAGAACCCAAAGAACAGA AAGGAGTGAAAGAAAACGCAATTTCAATGGTCCTGATTagttcagcagcagcttcctcaCTTTTCCTCCTTGCCCTGCTATTCTGGGCTTTCGTCGTGTCGGCTGAGAGATTCA ATCGGATTCCTAAGCACTGTCCTGATCCTGAGGGACTAATGTCTGCAGATGGCCTCCGGTTTTCCGCCCACACAGAGAGAACAGCCCCACAACCCCAGAGTCCTGCAAAGATGCTCCTGAG TGGCCATGAGAAGGAGGTGCATCCTACTTCCATTGTGATTAATGTCACCACCAACATCAAGCCCTCCGGTCAGAAGGCCTGCAGCTTGCAGGAGGAGCAACAGAGCAGCTGCTCCATGGAGGAG ATGGAGCAAAATCTTCAGACAATATGGGAAAAGGCACAAG GGCAAACTATCGAGACACTTGACTACGACTCAGTCCAGGACTTGTCGCTGCTGCTTGACTCTGTCAACAACAGCTGTGCTTTGAGGAAGCTGGGGCGGTCTCTGGGTGTTCCACCTCAGGTCATTGCTCATCTCAAAGGCTTTCAGGACCTCTTTCAGTACCTGTGCACCTCCAGCTACACACTGCTGCCCCAGCTGGCCCAGGCTGCTGCCCTCTTGCCTCATCCAGAAGTCGTTGCTCGGATACACAGAGCTGTGACTACATAG
- the adgrg4a gene encoding adhesion G-protein coupled receptor G6 produces the protein MGKTVGKIFGNPQFCVTSDAGKVPNLTVNQQTNECKTFRSPPPGQPHVTPGILIFPLGNPLVLAVVCQTGSKGVSSGASVSSSLWGKKIQLISRPCVWQLQTGVVVPSLKELSVCMLLRLDYRTTWTGFVYKAPGERHIELGLQGAGTRLTVWLLGKEHHLERELQLKDWYSICLTWSGRARRLRVYINGTAEHEASVDPILPQQLTQNGTLTLGVSHYVDPHGEVKPESGNNLLGEIGLFRMWAREWTAEELRARSCADGDVVSWDKRQWKYNCPPEPDTNLHCAVPAIGFIILQLYICNSLSFSCEVYVNVDPAADVEAVQTNISSLLSLNFSHDSFNLTSDPSSISILPVELFPPVTDAPPTFSPQVTTSETVPTQSLTTGLANVSTTGEPLDINDTTVAADMFFRVNMTLSLTGSPSDPQDFMEKWVKGQLEVNKTVTVFNLIIQTNVMSKLHIETDSTRWARPDMKNCEQLVTISGLDNITVTPGNAAEVVDIIQDLVDVQLDTSEELSDSELLNVVDKLMEVVNISIVKPAVGTDIVNVVSDILLSDTDITSVANFVLNLTEKMGNKMDFQNESVSVTAPLLALSMSNVAPDEFKGLTFGVSSISSTLDPQDPLITNATLSSWTLNSYIVSASINNSPISNLKERVVVTLRHQTPTDDVSRAPISEADTHILTVISYLGCGISSIFLGITLLTYLSFEKLRKDNPSKILINLSAALLGLNMLFLLNSWLASFSNYSLCIITAASMHYFLLASFTWMGLEAVHMYHALVKVFNIYIPSYILKCCAAGWGIPLVIVSLVLAVDKDAYGSAVLEDAEVVSHLTDQFCWLQSDVFFYVTVVAFVLLILLCNMSVFIVVLIQIRQMRVNKPSANNRSSLQDLRAVASLTVLLGQTWAMAFFSFGPGRVVLMYLFTIFNTFQGFFVFLFHCLMKENVRKQWRIHLCCGRFRLGEYSEWSRTVTAGSPPNRNDRVNSESVDTSANRKDSGSSTGSAPNHHHAA, from the exons ATGGGTAAAACGGTGGGAAAGATCTTTGGGAATCCCCAATTCTGCGTCACAAGTGACGCAGGGAAGGTTCCCAACCTGACAGTCAACCAGCAGACCAATGAATGCAAGACTTTCAGGTCTCCCCCACCTGGACAACCTCATGTCACACCTGGTATTCTCATATTCCCTCTGGGGAACCCGCTTGTTCTGGCTGTGGTTTGTCAGACGGGGAGCAAGG gtgtttcttcagGTGCGTCTGTCAGCTCCAGCCTTTGGGGTAAGAAGATACAGCTCATCAGTCGTCCATGCGTGTGGCAGCTACAGACGGGCGTTGTGGTACCTTCCCTGAAGGAACTGAGTGTTTGCATGCTTTTACGCCTTGACTACAGAACAACATGGACTGGTTTTGTCTACAAAGCACCAGGAGAACGGCACATAGAACTGGGCCTGCAGGGTGCAGGGACTCGTTTGACAGTGTGGCTCTTGGGAAAAGAGCACCATTTGGAAAGAGAACTGCAACTAAAAGACTGGTACTCCATCTGTCTGACCTGGTCCGGCCGAGCTCGGAGGCTGCGGGTCTACATAAATGGGACCGCTGAACACGAGGCCTCCGTGGATCCCATTCTACCACAACAACTGACCCAAAACGGAACTCTCACTTTAGGGGTTTCTCATTATGTAGACCCACATGGTGAAGTGAAGCCGGAAAGCGGGAACAATCTGCTGGGAGAGATCGGTCTGTTCAGGATGTGGGCCAGAGAATGGACAGCTGAGGAGCTGAGAGCACGGAGCTGTGCCGATGGAGACGTGGTGAGCTGGGACAAGAGGCAGTGGAAATACAACTGTCCTCCTGAGCCAGACACCAACTTACACTGTG CCGTACCTGCTATAGGGTTCATAATCCTGCAGCTCTACATCTGCAACAGCCTCAG TTTTAGCTGTGAAGTCTACGTGAACGTGGATCCTGCTGCTGATGTAGAGGCGGTCCAGACAAACATTTCATCCTTACTGAGTTTGAATTTCTCTCACGACTCCTTTAACCTGACATCTGACcccagcagcatcagcatcctACCCGTGG AGCTGTTTCCTCCAGTGACGGATGCACCTCCAACATTCAGTCCTCAGGTTACTACGTCAG AAACTGTTCCAACTCAAAGTCTGACAACTGGACTCGCTAATGTGTCGACGACAGGAGAGCCTTTAGACATCAATGATACGACCG TGGCAGCTGATATGTTCTTCAGAGTGAATATGACCTTGAGTCTCACTGGCAGCCCCTCGGATCCACAGGATTTCATGGAGAAATGG GTGAAGGGACAGCTGGAGGTGAATAAAACCGTGACTGTGTTTAATCTCATCATACAGACCAATGTGATGAG CAAGTTACACATTGAGACTGATTCCACCCGCTGGGCTCGTCCTGATATGAAAAACTGCGAACAGCTTGTGACCATATCAGGCCTGGACAACATCACTGTCACTCCTG GTAATGCAGCCGAGGTAGTGGACATTATTCAGGACCTGGTAGACGTTCAGTTAGACACCAGTGAAGAGCTCTCTGACTCTGAGCTTCTCAATGTGGTGGATAAACTGATGGAAGTGGTTAACATCAGCATCGTCAAACCCGCTGTTGGGACTGACATTGTTAATGTTGTCTCTGATATCCTGCTTTCTGATACGGACATCACTTCGGTGGCTAATTT TGTCCTGAATCTGACAGAGAAAATGGGGAATAAGATGGATTTCCAAAATGAATCTGTGAGTGTAACAGCACCACTATTGGCCCTGTCTATGAGCAACGTAGCTCCAGACGAGTTCAAAGGCCTCACCTTTGGCGTGTCCTCCATTTCTTCAACCTTGGACCCACAG GATCCGCTAATAACCAATGCTACACTGAGCAGCTGGACACTGAATTCCTACATAGTGTCTGCAAGTATCAATAACAGTCCTATCAGCAACCTGAAGGAGAGAGTAGTGGTGACTCTACGCCACCAAACCCCCACAGAT GATGTATCTAGAGCTCCAATAAGCGAAGCTGACACTCACATCTTGACAGTGATCTCATACCTAGGCTGTGGTATTTCCTCCATCTTTCTGGGCATCACTCTTCTGACCTACCTTTCATTTGA GAAGTTGCGTAAAGACAACCCATCCAAGATACTCATCAACCTATCAGCTGCCCTGCTGGGATTGAACATGCTTTTCCTTCTCAACTCCTGGCTCGCATCCTTCTCCAACTACAGCCTGTGCATTATCACCGCTGCATCAATGCACTACTTCCTGCTTGCTTCTTTCACATGGATGGGCCTGGAGGCAGTGCACATGTACCATGCACTGGTCAAAGTCTTCAACATCTACATTCCTTCCTATATCCTCAAGTGCTGTGCTGCAGGATGGG gtattCCTCTGGTCATAGTCAGCCTGGTGCTGGCTGTAGATAAGGATGCTTATGGCAGTGCTGTGCTTGAAGACGCTGAAGTGGTGTCTCATCTTACAGACCAATT CTGCTGGCTGCAGAGCGATGTCTTCTTCTACGTGACGGTGGTGGCATTTGTTCTTCTGATCCTGTTGTGCAACATGTCTGTGTTCATCGTGGTTCTGATCCAGATCAGACAAATGAGAGTCAACAAGCCTTCAGCTAACAACCGCAGCTCTCTGCAGGACTTGAGGGCGGTGGCCAGTCTCACGGTCCTGTTAGGCCAAACCTGGGCAATGGCCTTCTTTTCATTTGGACCAGGCAGAGTGGTTCTGATGTACCTTTTCACCATCTTCAACACTTTTCAAG ggttctttgtttttttgttccattgTTTAATGAAGGAAAATGTGAGGAAACAATGGAGGATCCATCTGTGCTGTGGACGTTTCAGACTTGGTGAATACTCAG AATGGAGTCGAACTGTGACAGCGGGCAGCCCACCCAATAGGAACGACCGTGTTAACTCTGAATCAGTCGACACCTCAGCCAATCGGAAGGACTCAGGTTCTTCCACAGGATCGGCACCAAACCACCACCACGCAGCGTGA
- the si:dkeyp-11e3.1 gene encoding transcription cofactor vestigial-like protein 1 isoform X1, whose product MEGETDCTMAVKVEKHSQYVILTYFHGDTSSMVDAHFSRALSNVSNTKAPAAKVKRVRKPIKLERTSSCQGSAVDPFSGPQVPSSGRHLPFSHADDVPDSWHSFTTRAGEGPALAPLAYSLSPEGLGVTGQQYTTSLLNLLHNDQGDMGPSMACSSKPDLHPSWTMPQGFRESMDPTVGFEPEMFRNQWHFASSLPGRHLDKKDLYWY is encoded by the exons ATGGAGGGAGAAACTGACTGTACGATGGCTGTGAAGGTGGAGAAACACTCTCAGTACGTCATCCTGACTTACTTCCATGGGGATACTAGCAGCATGGTAGACGCTCACTTCAGTCGTGCTCTCAGCAATGTGTCCAACACCAAGGCACCAGCAGCAAAAGTGAAGAGAGTCCGGAAGCCTATTAAATTGG AGAGAACTAGCTCCTGCCAGGGGAGTGCCGTTGACCCGTTTTCTGGGCCACAGGTCCCTTCTTCCGGTCGCCACTTGCCGTTCAGTCATGCAGACGATGTCCCCGACTCTTGGCACTCATTCACTACCAGGGCAGGAGAAGGTCCAGCGTTGGCACCTCTCGCTTACTCCCTGTCACCAGAAGGGCTGGGTGTTACCGGACAGCAATACACCACATCTCTGCTCAACCTACTGCACAATGATCAGGGTGACATGGGACCTAGCATGGCCTGCAGCTCCAAACCAGATCTGCATCCCAGCTGGACAATGCCGCAAGGATTTAGAGAGTCCATGGACCCCACTGTGGGCTTTGAACCTG AAATGTTTAGAAATCAATGGCATTTTGCCTCATCTCTGCCAGGACGGCATCTGGACAAGAAGGACTTGTACTGGTACTGA
- the LOC137603029 gene encoding tumor necrosis factor receptor superfamily member 27-like isoform X2, which translates to MEACLYAALLLVCYVQVKSEAICDETEFLHLNGSCVACLLCGPGMQLSEDCGFGDGGAEVCILCEKGRFSADTGVGPCMRCTQCDLLNRLEETRCSPTGDARCGRCLSGHYELRSMTGAVELPCVPCSSRNMIHKECLHLTAQRAKGETAVTVTMDLEEPKEQRVKENAISMVLISSAAASSLFLLALLFWAFVVSAERFNRIPKHCPDPEGLMSADGLRFSAHTERTAPQPQSPAKMLLSGHEKEVHPTSIVINVTTNIKPSGQKACSLQEEQQSSCSMEEMEQNLQTIWEKAQGQTIETLDYDSVQDLSLLLDSVNNSCALRKLGRSLGVPPQVIAHLKGFQDLFQYLCTSSYTLLPQLAQAAALLPHPEVVARIHRAVTT; encoded by the exons ATGGAGGCTTGTCTCTACGCCGCTCTACTCCTG GTTTGTTACGTGCAGGTAAAATCTGAGGCGATCTGTGACGAGACAGAATTCTTGCACCTTAACGGTTCATGTGTCGCATGTCTTTTATGTGGGCCAGGAATGCAGCTGTCAGAG GACTGTGGTTTtggagatggaggagcagaAGTCTGTATTCTGTGTGAAAAGGGGAGGTTCAGTGCAGACACAGGTGTGGGCCCCTGCATGCGCTGCACCCAATGTGACCTGCTGAACCGCCTGGAAGAGACAAGATGCTCACCCACCGGGGATGCCCGGTGTGGTCGGTGCCTCTCAGG GCATTATGAACTCAGAAGCATGACTGGTGCTGTGGAGCTGCCCTGTGTTCCTTGTTCCAGTCGCAACATGATTCATAAAGAGTGTTTGCATTTGACAGCTCAGAGGGCCAAGGGAG AGACCGCCGTCACCGTGACCATGGACTTGGAAGAACCCAAAGAACAGA GAGTGAAAGAAAACGCAATTTCAATGGTCCTGATTagttcagcagcagcttcctcaCTTTTCCTCCTTGCCCTGCTATTCTGGGCTTTCGTCGTGTCGGCTGAGAGATTCA ATCGGATTCCTAAGCACTGTCCTGATCCTGAGGGACTAATGTCTGCAGATGGCCTCCGGTTTTCCGCCCACACAGAGAGAACAGCCCCACAACCCCAGAGTCCTGCAAAGATGCTCCTGAG TGGCCATGAGAAGGAGGTGCATCCTACTTCCATTGTGATTAATGTCACCACCAACATCAAGCCCTCCGGTCAGAAGGCCTGCAGCTTGCAGGAGGAGCAACAGAGCAGCTGCTCCATGGAGGAG ATGGAGCAAAATCTTCAGACAATATGGGAAAAGGCACAAG GGCAAACTATCGAGACACTTGACTACGACTCAGTCCAGGACTTGTCGCTGCTGCTTGACTCTGTCAACAACAGCTGTGCTTTGAGGAAGCTGGGGCGGTCTCTGGGTGTTCCACCTCAGGTCATTGCTCATCTCAAAGGCTTTCAGGACCTCTTTCAGTACCTGTGCACCTCCAGCTACACACTGCTGCCCCAGCTGGCCCAGGCTGCTGCCCTCTTGCCTCATCCAGAAGTCGTTGCTCGGATACACAGAGCTGTGACTACATAG